One genomic region from Candidatus Hydrogenedentota bacterium encodes:
- a CDS encoding type II toxin-antitoxin system HicB family antitoxin, whose protein sequence is MIGTSEFTPVLQQVGDCWIGWIKETPGVNCQEDTRDALIETLMVTLGEALEFNRQFGMGATD, encoded by the coding sequence ATGATTGGAACTTCAGAGTTCACTCCGGTTCTGCAGCAGGTCGGCGATTGTTGGATTGGTTGGATCAAGGAAACCCCTGGCGTGAACTGCCAGGAGGACACTCGAGATGCGTTGATCGAGACATTGATGGTGACATTGGGGGAAGCGCTGGAGTTCAACCGGCAGTTCGGCATGGGAGCAACCGATTGA